The window GATGTCTTGAGTGCAGGTCCTGCAATAATGAAATTGTCCATTTGAAATTGGGTATAATTAAAACACCTTCAGATTACTTTTAGGATTAACCGTCATCCTCATTTGatccacacagacaaaaagatcAAGCAGCACTCAAGAAAAACTAGGATcctttgttgaaaaaaaaagagaagaaaatctgtCAACAAATTTCCGGTAGAAAATAAAGTGTCTTAACTATAACAAAGCATTTCCTATACGAGTCTCATCTTGTCTGATGCGCAGACTTTCTGTGGAAGAGGTTCTAGTGTCGCCGTAAGGGACTCGCATTGCGCAAATTTATAGGCTGAAATATTGAGTTACAAgtcaattcattttctttgacGAGTGGATCCATGTGGTAGATTAACCGTGTGTCTAAGAGCTGTGTCGATGTCTGGACATGATAACTGAGGCCGGTCACGGTTACTGCTGATACTGTGGCTCCAGACAACACTTCAGACCAGCTGAGCTGAAACTGTGTAGAAAGCAAAGTAAACACCACAGAGACACGATGGAGGGCATTTTTCATTCCTGCTGGCGTTGTGTCTGGATTTGTTGTCCTTGATATTTAGCAATATAGTTTATTCGTAAGATTAACAAATATATCTGATGTTATAATCATATGTCGCTAACTGTTTTTTACCTTGCTGTGCATCTAATGTTTCTCcgggaataataaaataaaaatgagggTCTGAAACAATTGCTTGAATTGTAATTGCAGTATTATGTCAattatttatcaaatgttttccatatgattgttttatttcaacaaaaatgacCTATTATGCATtttaatatggaaaaaaaaatacataaaaatctAAAGCTGATGTTCTTCATACAAGCCACTTAATGCAAAGCCTATGACcatgaaacaaaataatttatagTAACATTTTAGCATTTCGTCTTTAAACTTACCAGTTACGTAAATATTTAACATGTACATTAACatcatgacaaaagaaaaagctcacAACCACACATGAAATTCGATTAATTTACATTCTCACATGTGAAGAGGGGACATTTTGAAACCAAATTTAAAGCGTGATCTAGATTATGTGTATTCAGTTTTTGTCCATTGAAAAAAGCaattttgtttgtctgcagacaTGTCTGGCTCACTTGTCTCTGATGTTCGGTTGAGAAGCGAGATGCTACATTCTCAGTATCTCAGATAGCAGACACAAACCTGTCTATACTCCCCGGATATGTAGGGTGTCTCAGATAACCCCCTGTGTTGCCGATGGGACCTGCAGCGCTGTTATACTGGGAGAAAGAACCCAGCTGCACCGGGGACATCCTGCTGTAATGGTCCACAGACTCTGCAGGCCCGTGGGCATGGAGGCGTCCCGCCGCTGCATACCCCTGGGTGTGGCCCTGTCCATATGAACCCTGGTGTGCATGGTGGTGTGGGTGCACGTTTGGCCCGGAGTAGGTGAACCCGGGATGTGTAGTCGAGCGGGGTGGCAAAGGTCCCCCGCATGGTTGGCTCTGGAAAACTGGGGCTCCCAGGCTGCAGGGACTGGATCCGTTCGGGGGCCCCTCTGGACTAAAGGTCCGGCTGGGCTGCTGCATCCCCTCTGGCCCCTGACCTCCAAGCATACTGCCTGGAGTTGGGTGTCCCATGAGGTTATTGATGCTGAACATGCGGTTCTGACCTGGTCCGAACGcaggaggtgatgaggagggGTAGTAGGCCGACGGTAGCTGCTGCCCGTAGGTCGGACTGACCGTCATGTTGGAGTAGACTGAGTTGGAATATGCAGCCGACCTGGCAATCTGGACAGGGGAGAAAACTGGCGTCTCATGCACGTATGAGGCGTAGGTGGTGAAGTCACAGCGCTTGAACCTCTTCCTCCGCCTGAGGAAGCTGCCACTCTCGAACATGTCCTCGGCGTTTGGATCTAAAGCCCAGTAGTTGCCCTTTCCTGGCCGCCCCGGCTCTCTTGGGATCTTGATAAAACAATCATTGAGTGTCAAGTTATGGCGGATGGAGTTCTGCCATTTCTTTGAATTGTCTCTGTAGAAGGGGAAGCGCTCCGTGATGAATTTGTAGATGCCCCCCAATGTCAGTTTGCGGTCAGGAGAGTTTGCTATGGCCATGGAAATGAGTGCGATGTAGCTGTATGGGGGTTTCCCCCGCTGGAGaggtctcttcctcctccgaccTCTGGCCTGCACCTCTGTCGATGGTGGAGGGTTGGAGTCAGATAAAGTGTCAGCGGGAGACTCTTTCTCCACTTTGACCACCGGCATTGTCATGGACAGCTCAAAAGGAAACAGATTAAGTGTAAGTGCTGTGCAGCGCTCGTCGGTCCACAGTCTGTAATCACAGTCAACTAATTTGATCCAGGacagtggaaacagaaaaaaaatccttccagAATAAAAATCACATTCGTTTTTCACAACTCACTGTCTTTGAGTCCAAATCCAACAGTTCTTCATTAAAGAAATGAGCTTTTCCAAGAAATCCTGTTTCATTAAATGCGGCGCTCGTTCAGCTTATTCCTACAGTTTGTTGTCAGGCTAAGTTGAGGAGTAAAGGTGTAACAGCGCCATGTGCGCTGttcaaggtgtgtgtgagaatgagtCACTCAGCGTTACCTGAGGAGTGTATTGCCTCCGCAGAGCACCTGAGGGGCCACACCCCCTCCAAGCAACATACCTCAGCTTCATAAGGGCCTATTGTTCGTGATTGACAAAGTCGGCATACTTTGCGGTGGACATttctattaaaaatgaattgacaTATCTTTTATGTGGCTGTGATTAATGTTATCTTAATCTTGAAAGTCATAAAAGTCTACTGTCCAAAACCAGGACCAACTTCTTCAAACAGATTTTTGAAAGCTGAGCGTTgttaacaaccccccccccccccccccccccccccccaaaaagaacaCTTTTCACCTTTGATTGCCTTTATTGCATTTACTTGCAACTGTCAGAGTGACACTATGCAGGACCTCTTAGTTTTAATAGACCAGAACTGTCActaaaaacattgtttcctcTTCATATTCAAATTACCCTTTAAAGTCGACCTcggtttattttaaaaagtccaaAATGGCCCACGTTGTTTTGACGTTTAACACTAAAAGACCTCTTTAGTGGTAACTTAACCTACGGGTTGTTTTTTCAGCCCTTCTTCCTTGTTTGTTCTGTGCCAGTGGTTGGGCAAGCCAACTGTGTCAAGAGATGTAAATGTTTTCCAGACAAAAGCCCTCATGTGA is drawn from Scophthalmus maximus strain ysfricsl-2021 chromosome 8, ASM2237912v1, whole genome shotgun sequence and contains these coding sequences:
- the foxe1 gene encoding forkhead box protein E1, encoding MTMPVVKVEKESPADTLSDSNPPPSTEVQARGRRRKRPLQRGKPPYSYIALISMAIANSPDRKLTLGGIYKFITERFPFYRDNSKKWQNSIRHNLTLNDCFIKIPREPGRPGKGNYWALDPNAEDMFESGSFLRRRKRFKRCDFTTYASYVHETPVFSPVQIARSAAYSNSVYSNMTVSPTYGQQLPSAYYPSSSPPAFGPGQNRMFSINNLMGHPTPGSMLGGQGPEGMQQPSRTFSPEGPPNGSSPCSLGAPVFQSQPCGGPLPPRSTTHPGFTYSGPNVHPHHHAHQGSYGQGHTQGYAAAGRLHAHGPAESVDHYSRMSPVQLGSFSQYNSAAGPIGNTGGYLRHPTYPGSIDRFVSAI